AGCCGTGGCGTAGGACATCGGCCAGGACTAGGTGTCCCCCCTGCCGTAGCACCCGGAAGGCCTCGGCGAAAACCCGGGCCTTGTCTTGGGAGAGGTTCACCGCGCAGTTGGAGATCACCCGGTCCACGCTGAGGTCAGGAAGAGGTAGGGCTTCCATCTTGCCCACGTGGAATTCCGCCCAGTGTATTCCCTGGGCTGCTGCTTGGGCCCGGGCATGGGCCACCATGGTTGGGGTCAAGTCCACGCCGATGGCGCGCCCCGTAGGCCCTACCGCTTTGGCAGCTGCCAGGGTCTCGTGACCAGGCCCCGAACCCAGATCTAGCACCGCAAGACCCGGAGCCAAATCCACGTGTTGCAAAAGATCGCCGCAACCCAAGCCCTGGGATCCGCAACACCCGCCTTCTTCCAGTCGCCGGGTGT
Above is a genomic segment from Thermus antranikianii DSM 12462 containing:
- a CDS encoding methyltransferase domain-containing protein, with amino-acid sequence MELERYLIDYYTRRLEEGGCCGSQGLGCGDLLQHVDLAPGLAVLDLGSGPGHETLAAAKAVGPTGRAIGVDLTPTMVAHARAQAAAQGIHWAEFHVGKMEALPLPDLSVDRVISNCAVNLSQDKARVFAEAFRVLRQGGHLVLADVLRHGSRPQGFSKEGWAACRDGAEAWDVYQSLLERAGFIEISVYPLEPPGALGGFYPAVVRAVKP